From one Geoalkalibacter halelectricus genomic stretch:
- the recO gene encoding DNA repair protein RecO, with the protein MRIHTSEAIVLRHIDYGEADRIVIFYARDLGLFKGFARNARSSRRRFGAALEPFAGVRVQWQRNSAEGLANLREVELEDLRAGLRARLDALTLAAYGCELVEELFGDGEPHPEVFDVLGAFLDAAAQGGEDPAALRLLLELRLLWAAGYVPHLLHCASCGCTGDGEVLFDATRGGRLCLDCGAGAVLRLSPLTLGTLARCLKTPQDAFRGFRFGEQSLREGSAALSDCLRLHLHRPLRTLVFLERFLVAPEAREAR; encoded by the coding sequence ATGCGGATTCACACCTCCGAAGCCATCGTTTTACGTCACATCGATTATGGCGAGGCCGATCGCATCGTGATTTTCTACGCCCGCGATCTGGGTCTCTTCAAAGGCTTTGCGCGCAACGCGCGCAGCAGTCGGCGGCGTTTCGGCGCGGCGCTGGAGCCCTTTGCCGGGGTGCGCGTGCAATGGCAGAGAAACTCCGCCGAGGGCTTGGCGAACTTGCGCGAGGTCGAACTCGAGGATCTGCGCGCGGGTCTGCGCGCGCGCCTTGATGCCCTAACCCTGGCCGCCTACGGCTGCGAACTGGTGGAGGAGCTGTTTGGCGACGGCGAGCCTCACCCGGAGGTGTTCGATGTGCTGGGCGCCTTTCTCGACGCGGCGGCGCAGGGCGGCGAAGATCCCGCCGCCCTGAGGCTGCTGCTGGAGCTGCGCCTGCTGTGGGCGGCGGGCTATGTGCCGCATCTGCTGCACTGCGCGTCCTGTGGTTGCACGGGCGATGGGGAGGTGCTGTTCGATGCGACGCGCGGCGGGCGCTTGTGTCTGGATTGCGGCGCCGGCGCGGTCTTGCGCCTCTCGCCCCTGACCCTGGGCACCCTGGCGCGCTGCCTGAAAACACCGCAGGACGCGTTTCGCGGATTTCGCTTCGGAGAGCAGAGCTTGCGTGAGGGCAGCGCGGCGTTGTCGGACTGCCTGCGCCTGCATCTGCACCGACCCTTGCGCACCCTGGTGTTTCTGGAGCGATTCCTGGTCGCGCCCGAGGCTCGCGAGGCCAGGTAA